In Bos indicus isolate NIAB-ARS_2022 breed Sahiwal x Tharparkar chromosome 19, NIAB-ARS_B.indTharparkar_mat_pri_1.0, whole genome shotgun sequence, the following proteins share a genomic window:
- the GJD3 gene encoding gap junction delta-3 protein: MGEWAFLGSLLDAVQLQSPLLGRLWLVVMLIFRILVLATVGGAVFEDEQEEFVCNTLQPGCRQTCYDRAFPVSHYRFWLFHILLLSAPPVLFVIYSVHRASKEPGGADGGAGAPGRPGDRRARRCYLLSVALRLLAELTFLAGQALLYGFRVAPRFVCAGPPCPHTVDCFVSRPTEKTVFLVFYFAVGLLSALLSVAELGHLLWKGGSRAGSYLQAAERDNRCNRAHEKAQQLLQPLPALPTRRPGTDPYAPPAYAHGAPAGDSEGGSGRSKASLATIRQDLAI; encoded by the coding sequence ATGGGGGAGTGGGCGTTCCTCGGCTCGCTGCTGGACGCCGTGCAGCTGCAGTCGCCGCTCTTGGGCCGCCTGTGGCTGGTGGTCATGCTGATCTTCCGCATCCTGGTGCTGGCCACGGTGGGCGGCGCCGTGTTCGAGGACGAGCAGGAGGAGTTTGTGTGCAACACTCTGCAGCCTGGCTGTCGCCAGACCTGCTACGACCGTGCCTTCCCCGTCTCCCACTACCGCTTCTGGCTCTTCCACATCCTGCTGCTGTCGGCCCCGCCGGTGCTCTTCGTCATCTACTCGGTGCACCGGGCCAGCAAAGAGCCGGGCGGCGCGGACGGCGGGGCGGGGGCCCCGGGGCGCCCGGGGGACCGCCGCGCGCGCCGCTGCTACCTGCTGAGCGTGGCGCTGCGCCTGCTGGCTGAGCTGACCTTCCTGGCGGGCCAGGCGCTGCTCTACGGCTTCCGCGTGGCCCCGCGCTTCGTGTGCGCAGGTCCCCCGTGCCCGCACACCGTGGACTGCTTCGTGAGCCGGCCCACCGAGAAGACTGTCTTCCTGGTCTTCTACTTCGCGGTGGGGCTGCTCTCGGCGCTGCTCAGCGTGGCCGAGCTGGGCCACCTGCTCTGGAAGGGCGGCTCGCGTGCCGGCAGCTATCTCCAGGCCGCCGAGCGCGACAACCGCTGCAACCGCGCGCACGAGAAGGCGCAGCAGCTGCTCCAGCCGCTGCCGGCCCTGCCCACGCGGCGACCGGGCACCGACCCCTACGCCCCACCGGCTTATGCGCACGGGGCGCCTGCCGGTGACAGCGAGGGCGGCAGCGGCCGCAGCAAGGCGTCGCTGGCCACCATCCGTCAGGACCTGGCCATCTAG